A single genomic interval of Zingiber officinale cultivar Zhangliang chromosome 4A, Zo_v1.1, whole genome shotgun sequence harbors:
- the LOC121972871 gene encoding putative invertase inhibitor: MRPTDLLVLAAVLLILSPAAHATVESTCKAVSDYDFCVKTLQSDPASATADLRGQAVIATNLSSDKAVEVFAKIQTLLKSSQGKEERMCLSICSELYEVLILDLNKARSAIKESRKGDGMSALSACFDAPSNCESAFAELSFTLSMPSPLKADDKDQEQLCSLTLELAHLFFN, translated from the coding sequence ATGAGGCCTACTGATCTGCTCGTGCTCGCTGCCGTCCTTCTCATCCTCTCGCCCGCTGCGCACGCTACGGTGGAGTCCACCTGTAAGGCCGTCTCCGATTATGACTTCTGCGTGAAGACGTTGCAATCGGATCCCGCCAGCGCCACCGCCGACCTTCGTGGCCAGGCCGTCATCGCCACCAACCTGTCCTCCGACAAGGCGGTGGAGGTCTTCGCTAAGATCCAGACGCTGCTGAAGAGCTCGCAGGGCAAGGAAGAGAGGATGTGCCTATCGATCTGCAGCGAGCTGTACGAAGTCCTGATCCTTGACCTCAACAAGGCGAGGAGCGCCATCAAAGAGAGCCGCAAGGGCGACGGCATGAGCGCCCTCAGCGCCTGCTTTGATGCGCCGAGCAACTGTGAGAGTGCGTTCGCAGAATTAAGTTTTACGTTGTCGATGCCGTCGCCGCTGAAGGCCGATGACAAGGATCAAGAGCAGCTCTGCAGCCTCACCTTGGAACTTGCTCATTTGTTTTTTAACTAA